The DNA window GGTGATCCACCGGTGGTCAACTTCTCCAACCAACCCTATTACTTGCAGCAGGACCTCTGGTAGTCAAGCCCCGGTCATACATTCGCTGGATTTCTTCTCTGTATTCCGTCAATGACTTGTCGGGTAAAGACGGAGTTAGCTCCACGACGTCCCCCATCTTCAGCCTGCAAGTTATATCACTCACGGGTTCATGGTTAAGCCTTGGCCTTAATTCTTCCTTGACAGGGAACCCATATGAAGACCACCTTGAACTTCCCCGCCTAGCTCGTTCCATCAGATCCATCATTGTTGAGTTTGCAGGGAACTCTTGCACTGACATCTGCAAGTTCCAGGCACTCAAATGTTTAGAAACATCATCTCAAACGTGGATCAGAATTAAATTTCATCCCAAAAAATGCACCAATAATCCTAGGCAATGGAAATAATGGCAACATAGCAGTAAGAAAGTTGATGCAATGTTTATTTGTCCCAACAGGATGGCACAAAACATCTATTCGCGAAACAACAACCAAGTCTGGCATGGGCATGTTCAGTGTCACTTGATAGACATCGGAATATCCGTTCAGTCATCAGACAAGTTATCAGTACTCTAGCTACTCCCAACTATTCAGCACAAAGAGTGACCATAAAATTAAAACCAACCTTGTCATTCTCGATCAGGATAACAAAGACAGGTCCATCCTGGCCGCATTGGGGCTTATAAGAAAATGGGCAATCATCTGAGTGAAAAGGGAATGTGCAGGGAGGCTTGATTGAATCATCATAACCAATAGAACAGTGGTCTTTGCTCATGGCTTCACAGTGCCAAGTCACCACCCATCGTGCCCACTCGACCATCTGAAGAACAAATGACGAGTGCTGACAATCACCTTCCTTGTATCTCCAGTGAGCTGCAAATCCAATCTCGGCTTGCAAATGCATCTCTCTGGTTCGAATTTGAACTTCAAGAGGAACCATGTCTTCGCCCATCACTACTGTGTGAAGAGACTGATACCTGCAAAATAAAACCAGTTAGAGAGAAAGGGGTAATCCTTAAAAAAAGAAGTTGCTTTCCATCAATTATATACATACCCGTTGAACTTTGGTTCTGTTATATAATCCTTGAATTTTTCAGGTACTTCAGACCATAACTGATGAACAACATTCAATGCTTTGTAGCAGTCTTCCTTATCATTAACAATCAATCGTAACCCATGGATATCATGAATTTCATCCATGGTCAGCTTCTTTctgcaaaaaaattaaaataaagttTTGCCACATCAAATATATTTCACCACGCCAATAATATTCCATATGTAAGAATGATCATTGATCCAAAAGATTTACTTAATCCATCTCGAAATCCAGGAAGGTATATATTTCAAGAACTAGAAGACAGGCTATTATGTTACCAAAGTATGAAATGTTAACCTAGATTAGCTCTAAGACTCATGCCAGCATAAATATGATTACATTGTTGGCGCAATGGAACCACTCAAAAGGCCCACATTCAAGAAAACTATAGTATTTACACAAAATATCTGTAACTTCGATCCACGATCCAAGTTCAAGCTcataataaagaaaatacatttccccAAGGAAATAGGAGGCCATTTGTGGCTGGATCTAGTCAAGCAACCTGCCAGTGACACCAAAGTAATTGCCTAAGACTAATATAAGCTTGTATACACAAAGGTTTCTCCTAATAAAAGTTTAGATGAGTGCTGATCAAAAGTATGGGACTGAGTGCTTGCCAGTGTCTGGATCCACATGCATGAAGTCATGTCTACAAAAAAAATGCACATCAGAGACAGAAGGGGGGAGGAGAGAGccagggagggggagggggagggggagagggagggggagagagagagagaacgtaCTTCAACATTTTCCGGTAAATGCTATACAAGCTTTTATGCCGCCCTGACAACACATGGAACGAAATGGCTTTATCCTTGAGAGCCTGCTCTAATTTTTCTATTGCAGAAGTAATCATAGCTTCATCACAGGTGTCCACAAGCCTAGATGACAATTCTTTGTGCTCTTCTGGGTTGAGATGCTTAAAGCATAAATTTTCTAGCTGTACCTTCCATGTATAGATTCCCAAACGACTCGCCAATGGTGCAAATATCTCCAAAGTCTCTTTAGCAAACCTTTGCTGTTTGACCAATGGCAACGCATCTAGAGTCATCATATTATGCAGTCGATCAGCCAATTTAATGAGGACAGCCCTAGCATCTGCCATTGCAAGGAACATGGTGTGCAAGCGATCTGCCTCAACAGTTTTGGATGCTGTATTATTCTCCCTTGCAAGCTTACTCAATTGACTAAGTTTAGAAACCTGAGAAAGCAATTAAAACACCATTAGAAACTCTTAAAAGatcaaattttacaaaactaaaaaaagtttcaaatgcttatttttaaaaaattatcacaGTAACATTACTGAAATCTTATTCATGGAAAAGATCTTTCAATAACGGACGGATgctaaaacaaaacaagaaagacATGTCAATTAGTTAGTaaacataaaaggaaaaaaagtaaaaaaaaaagaaaaaagaaatggaaGGGCAGTGGTGCAAGTTGGGATGGAAGAGAATACGAGCACATGAAATGTCATCATCAAAGGAAAACAGATGGGGATATAGAACGATGAATAAACAGAATAAATGCAACTGGTGAGCTAGCAATGAGCAATATGTTTCACAAAGAATTCACAATAGTCACATGGTTGGAAAATATATTATTCTCTCAAAACTCAACATCAAGTCTGCAAAACTGCAGCTTATGCCAAATGATTTACAAAGCAAGCAATCCAGACATGATTTTATTTGAAGCATAAGACAGAGAATGGCTACGACCCATGAGCTAAAGATATCACTCCACATACGACCCTTTCATGACATAGCATTAAAATGATAGCTACAGTCAGACCACAATTACACACCATTCACACATCCAGTATTCATCAAGTATGCAGCACATGTGCACTGCAACATCATAATGCTAATTTGACAAGCAATGCTACTTTCAAACATACCTGTTTTACATGGGTCCAATCTATAAATACACTTTAAACCATAAAAATCACGTCTTACCCCTTCTACCAAGTCAGCAACCCCAGCTCCAAATGTCTTGAAAATGCAGTCGTAGCTCAAAAAACAGTCATCAAGAGTGTCATGCAAAAGCCCTGCCGCAACTACTGTAGAGTTGGCACCAATCAATGCAAGCAACACAGCTGTTTCCACACAATGCTGCAAATATGGACCTCCACTAGCACGCATCTTCAAAacaaacaaccaatcaatccaaaAATTGCTAACCCATGTCACCAAATTTCCAAACAACATAAAATCAGAATTCTATTACAATTCACATCCAATATTACCTGTCCTCTATGTGCCTTTTCAGCTTCATAGAATGCCTTGACAACAAGATCCTCGCAAAAGATTTTGTGCTTCAATTGCGCACCAAGTAGCAAATCCTTAGCATAGGGCTCTAAGTCATCCTCCATCAAACTATCCTCCATATTAAATGTCAATTCATCTACGGCAACAACTCCCACATCTAGGCCAGCACCACCGTTCACCTCAAAACTAGGGGAATCATAATCCACACACGACCCTAATGCATTCCTAACAAACCCATTGAACAATCCGCAATTCCCGGCCCCCCGAATTCGTACTGGAGGACTCCTCGCAACAGCAACCCCACTGCTACTACACGAAACCGGGCCTTGCAGCACCGAAACAGGGCTATTATCCCTTTTTAGAGAACCAGCACCAAAATTACTGGACGAATAGCAAAATGAGCTACTAAATTCTTTCAATTCATCACCTCTACATGACCCCAATTCTTCCCCAGAGCCAGAAAAAGTCGACGGCAGCGCGTGTTTCACCGTGGTCGAAGAGAAGAGGCACGAGAGGCCACCCATCGTTGGGGGTTTCTGCGAAGAGGATGCCGTGGATGATGCAGATGATGAAGATCTCGAACTCAAGTCGAAATCATAACTCGCGTGTGAATTAATCTGGCAAGGGTGCGGTGCTGCGCAGATGCTGCTTGGTGGACTCGCATACACCGCAATTGTAGGGACCGCAATTGTAGGGACCCCAGATCAACCGAAATTTCTGGGATTAATCAAATACTGCAAAAGGCACCTACTTTCTGCAAACCCAAAAAATTCCTTCGAAACCCAAAAAATTTACCAGAAATTTGTACGATTAATCAAGCAATCAATTTGACTTCAGATCAAGGCGGGCTTAGAAGGGGAAGAGAGTTGAACTGTACGCAAGAGAGTCGAACTGgccctaatttttcttttaaaatctaAACAACGAAAGTGGAAGACGTATCGAATTAAGAGGCGACAGAGAAACCGAGAGGAACAGAgctttcttcctcttttcctTGATACCATGAGAATTCTTTTCTGCTCTGTAATTTATTAGATTGCTTTTGCTGCCAGGAAAAGGAGGGAGCTGAATTTACATTTCTGACCTCGAATAGTAACAGAAACAACTGTAAAATATCTAGAACTGGATTTACTGTTACGAGTGTCTGGTGCTGCGGTGCATGCACATTTCCCGTGTCTTGTAAGATTCTATCGTATACAGCCAAGCCAGCCGTTGTTGAACGGTAAGATGTTTAGCATGTATAGGACGGTCCACTCACTAAGGTGCCGGTTTGAGTCCTCACCTTCAAAAATCCctttgtatcaaaaaaaattctataaTATACAGGTGGTCCAGTTTGGAAACCCATGAATCTCTCTTCAATAGTTATTTGGAAATGAGTAGTGCTAGGTAACACTAAGAGTCCAAGTctcttaaattaaaatttaaatcattttaactctcaaaatacatgttagattttttgaaaacattatatattcaaaataaacacataaaactctttctaacaagatttatTGTCGACGAGTTTTATcgagtaaatcttaattccattgattttttcaatgaaattttaaaaacaaatgaattcagaactaaaacaataaattattgattgtgctttaaaaaacaatacaaTTTATATGAAAAGAACGAATTTTAAATAATGAATTATGgaataaaagagtgaaaaataAAACTATGGAATAAACATGTTAGGCTCCTATGAGTTACCAAAGTGAtggactacatgtcattttgCTTTGAAAATTGGAATATCAGGATGGTTCACGCGGAAGTTGTTGATCATGCTAATTAGATTATATATAgttgctttaaaaaataaaattgttgcACATCCCAGTATTTATCATCTCAAAAATATTTCACCACTTTTTCATTGAGTGTGACGATATGATAACAAGGGTTATATTAAAAATCACACTCAATCAATGAGTGTCACATACTGTTGGGATGCTTTTGGTAGGATAaatgatgaaattattttttttttaaattttaatcttAAATTATAAATTCGAAACCCTGTCCTAAACCTTAAACCTAAATACTAAATCCTAcctcctaaatcctaatattttattttccattaaaaaacttgtcctaaACCTTAAACCTAAATAGATCCATAGAAACACAATCAAATTTTCAATGTACTTTGATTTAATTTATGACTTGGAATTATATTGGCTTGGATTCTTCCATGCA is part of the Tripterygium wilfordii isolate XIE 37 chromosome 7, ASM1340144v1, whole genome shotgun sequence genome and encodes:
- the LOC120002274 gene encoding probable GTP diphosphokinase RSH2, chloroplastic, translated to MGGLSCLFSSTTVKHALPSTFSGSGEELGSCRGDELKEFSSSFCYSSSNFGAGSLKRDNSPVSVLQGPVSCSSSGVAVARSPPVRIRGAGNCGLFNGFVRNALGSCVDYDSPSFEVNGGAGLDVGVVAVDELTFNMEDSLMEDDLEPYAKDLLLGAQLKHKIFCEDLVVKAFYEAEKAHRGQMRASGGPYLQHCVETAVLLALIGANSTVVAAGLLHDTLDDCFLSYDCIFKTFGAGVADLVEGVSKLSQLSKLARENNTASKTVEADRLHTMFLAMADARAVLIKLADRLHNMMTLDALPLVKQQRFAKETLEIFAPLASRLGIYTWKVQLENLCFKHLNPEEHKELSSRLVDTCDEAMITSAIEKLEQALKDKAISFHVLSGRHKSLYSIYRKMLKKKLTMDEIHDIHGLRLIVNDKEDCYKALNVVHQLWSEVPEKFKDYITEPKFNGYQSLHTVVMGEDMVPLEVQIRTREMHLQAEIGFAAHWRYKEGDCQHSSFVLQMVEWARWVVTWHCEAMSKDHCSIGYDDSIKPPCTFPFHSDDCPFSYKPQCGQDGPVFVILIENDKMSVQEFPANSTMMDLMERARRGSSRWSSYGFPVKEELRPRLNHEPVSDITCRLKMGDVVELTPSLPDKSLTEYREEIQRMYDRGLTTRGPAASNRVGWRS